Proteins from one Polymorphobacter megasporae genomic window:
- a CDS encoding ATP-binding protein, giving the protein MLDVGEPIGSVTDSSPSMIRIEIENAHDFEQHKSKLGVGQYLLIASGNNLHLLATIIAVRASHMDRSQATDAESGGDAESVAFRFQIDTQPIGTLSGDGEFTRGSHALPVPTEYAYVTPPEILSSIFSHQIKSPFPLGTLSIAPEVKLEIDGDRFFSKHVAIVGSTGSGKSCAVAKILQTVVGIDAKGNTHKAAQKNAHIVIFDIHDEYAAAFKLDDAESFTLNLLDVDTLLLPYWLMNAQELEEMFIESSELNSHNQISQFRHAVVRNKCRHNSGLGNVSFDSPVYFSIDEVVTYLENMNLEVVGKLPDEGKPKLSNNTLVTDRDSCYFDTLQSFVVSSTATATKASNGPFHGEFDRLILRLRTRLADPRLRFLLNPLKSDKSPLATGDFADVVRQFIGYLTKSNVSIVDLSGIPFEVLSIVVSLISRMIFDFGFHYSKSRHVGGQVSDVPIMLVCEEAHNYVPRSGGAQYDSSRKSIERIAKEGRKYGVTLMVVSQRPSEVSETIFSQCSNFISLRLTNAFDQSYIKSLLPDLSAGVGDLLPNLSQGEFLTVGDAPLMPTVGRFALPIPEPHSRSVNYLQEWNADWREVNFDEVIERWRGKTLAPG; this is encoded by the coding sequence ATGCTTGACGTGGGTGAACCGATCGGAAGCGTGACCGACAGCTCTCCATCAATGATCCGTATCGAGATCGAGAACGCGCACGATTTCGAGCAGCACAAGTCCAAGCTCGGCGTCGGCCAGTATCTGTTGATCGCCTCGGGAAACAATCTTCATTTGTTAGCGACGATCATCGCAGTACGCGCTTCTCATATGGATCGCTCACAGGCCACTGATGCAGAAAGTGGAGGAGACGCCGAATCGGTCGCTTTCCGCTTCCAGATCGACACGCAGCCGATCGGAACATTGTCGGGCGACGGCGAATTCACGCGCGGCTCGCATGCCCTGCCGGTCCCGACCGAGTATGCCTATGTCACGCCGCCCGAGATCCTGAGCAGTATCTTCTCGCATCAGATCAAGTCTCCATTTCCTTTGGGCACATTGAGCATCGCGCCCGAAGTGAAGCTCGAAATCGACGGTGATCGCTTTTTCAGCAAGCATGTCGCGATTGTCGGATCGACCGGGTCGGGCAAGTCGTGTGCGGTTGCCAAGATCCTGCAGACCGTCGTGGGGATCGATGCCAAAGGCAATACCCACAAAGCCGCGCAGAAAAACGCGCATATCGTTATTTTCGATATTCATGATGAATATGCAGCAGCATTCAAGCTCGACGATGCCGAAAGCTTCACACTGAACTTGCTCGACGTCGACACGCTCTTATTACCGTATTGGTTGATGAACGCCCAAGAACTCGAGGAGATGTTCATCGAGAGCAGTGAACTGAACTCACACAATCAGATTTCTCAATTTCGGCATGCCGTGGTGCGGAACAAGTGCCGCCATAATTCCGGCCTAGGAAATGTCTCTTTCGACAGCCCTGTCTATTTTTCGATTGATGAGGTAGTGACATACCTTGAGAATATGAATTTGGAGGTCGTTGGTAAGTTACCGGATGAGGGTAAGCCGAAGCTTTCAAACAACACGCTCGTGACTGATCGTGACTCCTGCTACTTCGATACGCTGCAAAGCTTCGTGGTGTCCTCGACGGCAACCGCTACGAAAGCCTCGAACGGTCCCTTTCATGGCGAGTTCGATCGACTTATCCTGAGGTTGCGGACGCGCCTCGCGGACCCCCGTCTCCGCTTCCTGTTGAACCCGCTCAAATCTGACAAATCGCCTTTGGCGACCGGCGACTTCGCCGACGTGGTGCGCCAGTTCATAGGCTATTTGACCAAATCGAACGTCTCGATCGTTGATCTGAGTGGTATTCCCTTCGAGGTCCTGAGCATCGTCGTTAGCCTGATCTCACGCATGATCTTCGACTTCGGGTTTCATTATTCGAAGAGCCGGCATGTCGGCGGTCAGGTCAGCGATGTGCCGATTATGCTTGTCTGTGAGGAGGCGCATAATTATGTCCCTCGCTCAGGCGGCGCGCAGTATGACTCCTCGCGCAAGTCGATCGAGCGAATCGCGAAGGAGGGGCGTAAATACGGGGTGACGCTGATGGTCGTGAGCCAGCGTCCGTCCGAGGTTTCTGAGACAATTTTCTCTCAGTGCAGCAACTTCATTTCGCTGCGTCTGACCAATGCCTTCGATCAGAGCTATATCAAGTCGCTCCTTCCCGATCTGTCGGCTGGTGTCGGCGATCTACTGCCCAATTTGAGCCAAGGAGAATTTCTGACGGTGGGTGACGCACCACTGATGCCGACCGTCGGCCGTTTCGCGCTGCCAATACCAGAACCCCATTCGCGCAGTGTGAACTATTTGCAGGAGTGGAATGCAGATTGGCGTGAGGTCAATTTCGACGAGGTCATCGAAAGGTGGCGAGGCAAGACGCTCGCTCCAGGCTGA